The following proteins come from a genomic window of Pyxidicoccus sp. MSG2:
- a CDS encoding ATP-binding protein → MTGERNRATEDCSSPRGDERFLKQQCLHQQGALQTWQGTDLATGAAVVMKTAPLHALKVGAFDRMSRDDDVLRELRSPWLSPPLHSGVEGESLLRVRPDASSGTLAERLARGPLALHETLMLGQGLLRVLHEAHAQRVLHRHLKPSNVVIASEGTFQEAALIDFGLALEDFREASLLALPLPAIQYLAPEQLGLMAAEPGPASDLYAVGLMLFECLAGTLPFPGKTLGELLQQHLSTVPELRARGLPVPRALEQVVQHLLCEEPRERYQSAEAALRDLEEIAVELARGLADPAVVVGRTDRHPRIIEPAFVGRAQELTALERAREATARGEGGLVLVEGVSGGGKTMLLDELERRALAHGARVFRGQAMNHAAPQPLQALLGVLQDLASAVERSPALAEALRAGGGTLGALCADSHKLEQMLKMPAAECQVEGPESLGEARMVRALAAVVRVLGDAETPALVLLDDCQWSDELTLKLLAALGTPSKDAPQARQFVTVVAAFRTEAVPEGHLLRRRAPMLHLSLPPLTAPDLRDLAESMAGRLPDAALEVVVRISEGNPFMAAALVRGLVESGAMEPVASGWHVVPERLAEVRSSLRAASLLLNCLAHLPEESRSLLAAGAVLGREFEVHQVAVLVKQDRERAIALLEEPRRRSLVWAELPRGQYTFAHDLIRETLLEQLPAEEQRALHLAAAMELERRAPERSFELAWHFDEAGAPERAWPHALKSAEEARRRYTLDVAERYYRLADRGAVDADDATRMRILEGLGDVLRIRGCPGAEPTYARAQAFATTRLDRARLEGRRGEVLFGRFEGEDAADRMESALRILGRWVPRSLASRTVFLLWELLIHVLRIPRLKRWVHRSPSLEGEALLTAHLLARLSQTYWARVRPLATALWAHLRGLNTAGQYAPGSELATAYANHGAGLALLVQFIPRVPLFLAVLALAWSKTYFHRALALRESFGDVYEHGGTLFAYQFTLLSCARYQESVEAGLGAARLRRQTGGVHEWRSGNAHDFLGIGLYLLGDLPAAVSRGQARYRKGLACDNPIMCGLGLKLWASASEGLLPAEAIAAELARSAGDAPTYGFELGRAELLQAEGLRLLRVGQAGQAVAALRQALQHATASKLRVTLFLAELRALLVRALREQAAQVPPWAFSVCAGLLRQARAIARRECRHPLPFRNNLASIFRELGLMAAMEGRNARARRYFGRSLAIAERLDMRYERARTLLARAQVGAAVGWPEAAGDAAAGEEAMRPMRAALEPATVEEVPASLSLVDRFPRILAAGRAIASALTRGAVCLAVCEAVSGLLRGEDPVLVEVTPEGSFVPALSDDRLGPFMRRALEQRRPFVPSTEELERAGCVEARSVLCAPILVRGEVAAVFRVTNHKLAGAFGPEELRIAEYIATLAGAALENARGFAEVNALSEERERLYQQAQAALRKRDEFLAVASHELRTPFTPMRLYMQGLLGALRNPARAAGLESWVTKLETANTRLQRLAKLVEDLFDVSRMSEGRLPVRREPVDLAALTVEAVDRWKDELVRAKCESTLEAPEPVVGCWDGLRLEQVLDNLLGNAMKYGPGKPIHVSIRKHGEHARLVVRDEGMGIAPEDQPRIFEKFERAVSENYGGFGLGLWISREVVRGLGGRILVDSTPGQGATFTVELPLTSPSPPPAASGR, encoded by the coding sequence ATGACCGGCGAACGGAACCGTGCCACCGAGGACTGCTCCTCCCCGCGGGGGGATGAGCGATTCCTGAAGCAGCAGTGTCTTCACCAACAGGGCGCGCTCCAGACGTGGCAGGGGACGGACCTCGCCACGGGCGCCGCGGTGGTGATGAAGACGGCGCCCCTTCACGCGCTCAAGGTGGGGGCCTTCGATCGCATGTCGCGAGACGACGACGTCCTGCGCGAGCTGCGCAGCCCCTGGCTCTCGCCTCCCCTGCACAGCGGGGTGGAAGGCGAGTCGCTGCTCCGTGTGCGCCCCGACGCTTCGTCCGGAACGCTGGCTGAGCGGCTGGCGCGGGGTCCGCTCGCGCTCCACGAAACCCTCATGCTGGGGCAGGGCCTCCTGCGAGTGCTGCACGAGGCCCATGCCCAGCGGGTGCTTCATCGCCACCTCAAGCCCTCCAACGTCGTCATCGCCTCGGAAGGGACGTTCCAGGAGGCGGCGCTCATCGACTTCGGGCTCGCGCTGGAGGACTTCCGGGAAGCGTCCCTCCTGGCGCTCCCCCTTCCCGCCATCCAGTACCTCGCTCCCGAGCAGTTGGGCCTCATGGCCGCCGAGCCAGGCCCGGCCTCCGACCTCTACGCCGTGGGGTTGATGCTCTTCGAGTGCCTCGCCGGGACGCTCCCGTTTCCGGGGAAGACGCTGGGAGAGCTCCTCCAGCAGCACCTCAGCACCGTCCCGGAGCTGCGCGCCCGGGGGCTGCCTGTTCCTCGCGCACTGGAGCAGGTGGTTCAGCATCTGCTGTGCGAGGAGCCGCGCGAGCGCTACCAGTCGGCGGAGGCTGCGCTCCGAGACCTCGAAGAGATTGCCGTGGAGCTGGCGCGCGGCCTCGCGGACCCGGCCGTGGTGGTGGGCAGGACCGACCGTCACCCCCGAATCATCGAGCCCGCTTTCGTCGGTCGGGCCCAGGAGCTGACGGCGCTGGAGCGCGCGCGGGAAGCAACGGCGCGGGGGGAAGGGGGACTCGTCCTCGTGGAGGGCGTGTCGGGTGGAGGCAAGACGATGCTGCTGGATGAGCTGGAGCGGCGGGCCCTGGCGCATGGAGCACGGGTCTTCCGTGGCCAGGCCATGAACCACGCGGCTCCGCAGCCGCTGCAGGCGCTGCTGGGCGTCCTGCAAGACCTGGCTTCGGCCGTGGAGCGCTCCCCCGCCTTGGCCGAGGCACTGCGAGCGGGTGGGGGAACCCTCGGTGCACTCTGTGCCGACTCTCACAAGCTCGAACAGATGTTGAAGATGCCTGCCGCCGAATGTCAGGTCGAAGGGCCGGAGAGCCTGGGAGAAGCCCGCATGGTGCGGGCGCTCGCCGCAGTGGTCAGGGTGCTGGGGGACGCGGAGACTCCGGCCCTCGTGCTGCTGGATGACTGCCAGTGGTCGGATGAGCTGACCCTCAAGCTGCTCGCCGCGCTGGGGACGCCCTCCAAGGATGCACCGCAAGCCCGCCAGTTCGTCACCGTGGTGGCGGCCTTCCGGACGGAAGCGGTGCCCGAGGGACACCTGCTCCGCCGCAGGGCTCCCATGCTCCACCTCTCCTTGCCGCCGCTCACCGCGCCGGACCTGCGGGACCTGGCGGAGTCCATGGCGGGGCGTCTGCCCGACGCGGCGCTGGAGGTCGTCGTCAGGATTTCCGAAGGCAACCCCTTCATGGCCGCCGCGCTGGTGCGAGGGCTCGTCGAGAGCGGGGCCATGGAGCCCGTGGCCTCCGGATGGCACGTGGTGCCGGAGCGGCTCGCGGAGGTGCGCTCCTCACTGAGGGCCGCCTCGTTGCTGCTGAACTGTCTGGCGCACCTGCCGGAGGAGTCGCGCTCCCTGCTGGCCGCGGGGGCCGTGCTCGGCAGGGAGTTCGAGGTGCACCAGGTGGCGGTCCTCGTGAAGCAGGACCGGGAGCGGGCCATCGCCCTGCTGGAGGAGCCCCGGCGGCGCAGCCTCGTCTGGGCGGAGCTGCCCCGGGGCCAGTACACCTTCGCGCACGACCTCATCCGGGAGACCCTGCTGGAGCAACTCCCGGCGGAGGAGCAGCGGGCGCTGCACCTCGCGGCCGCGATGGAGCTGGAGCGCAGGGCTCCCGAGCGGAGCTTCGAGCTGGCGTGGCACTTCGACGAGGCGGGAGCTCCGGAGCGTGCGTGGCCCCATGCCTTGAAGTCAGCGGAAGAGGCCCGGCGCAGGTACACACTGGATGTCGCCGAGCGCTACTACCGGCTGGCCGACCGCGGGGCGGTGGACGCGGACGACGCGACGCGGATGCGCATCCTGGAAGGACTGGGGGACGTCCTGCGCATCCGGGGATGCCCGGGGGCCGAGCCGACCTATGCACGGGCGCAAGCCTTCGCCACGACGCGCCTGGACCGGGCCCGACTGGAGGGACGGCGGGGAGAAGTCTTGTTCGGCCGGTTCGAAGGAGAGGACGCCGCGGACCGGATGGAGTCCGCGCTCCGGATCCTTGGACGGTGGGTTCCACGCAGCCTCGCGTCCCGTACCGTGTTCCTGCTCTGGGAGCTGCTCATCCACGTGTTGCGAATCCCCCGGCTGAAGAGGTGGGTCCACCGCTCGCCCTCCCTGGAGGGGGAGGCGCTGCTCACGGCACACCTGCTCGCGAGGCTCTCACAGACGTATTGGGCCCGGGTCCGGCCGCTGGCCACCGCCTTGTGGGCCCACCTGCGTGGACTGAACACCGCCGGGCAGTACGCCCCCGGTTCGGAGCTGGCAACGGCCTACGCGAACCACGGCGCCGGGCTTGCGCTGCTCGTGCAATTCATTCCGCGGGTGCCCCTCTTCCTCGCGGTCCTGGCCCTGGCCTGGTCGAAGACGTACTTCCATCGGGCGCTGGCCTTGCGAGAGTCGTTCGGTGACGTCTACGAGCATGGAGGCACGCTCTTCGCGTATCAGTTCACGCTGCTCTCCTGCGCGCGGTACCAGGAGAGTGTCGAGGCCGGTCTTGGCGCGGCGCGATTGCGCCGGCAGACGGGTGGGGTCCATGAGTGGCGGTCCGGCAATGCCCATGACTTCCTGGGCATCGGGCTCTACCTGTTGGGGGACCTGCCGGCTGCCGTCTCCCGCGGTCAGGCGCGGTACCGCAAGGGTCTGGCGTGCGACAACCCCATCATGTGTGGCCTCGGACTGAAGCTCTGGGCGAGCGCATCGGAAGGGCTGCTGCCAGCGGAAGCCATCGCCGCGGAGCTTGCGCGTTCCGCGGGTGACGCCCCCACGTATGGCTTCGAGCTCGGCAGGGCCGAGCTTCTTCAGGCGGAGGGACTCCGGCTCCTCCGCGTGGGACAGGCCGGGCAGGCCGTGGCCGCCCTGAGACAGGCCCTCCAACATGCGACGGCTTCGAAGCTTCGCGTCACCCTGTTTCTGGCCGAGCTCCGGGCACTGCTCGTGAGGGCCCTCAGGGAGCAGGCCGCCCAGGTGCCACCCTGGGCCTTCTCCGTCTGTGCCGGGCTGTTGCGCCAGGCCAGGGCCATTGCCCGGAGGGAGTGCCGTCACCCGCTGCCCTTCCGGAACAACCTCGCGAGCATCTTCCGTGAGCTGGGGCTGATGGCCGCGATGGAAGGACGCAATGCCCGGGCGCGCCGGTACTTCGGCCGGAGCCTCGCCATCGCCGAGCGCCTGGACATGCGCTACGAGCGGGCCCGCACTCTGCTGGCCCGCGCCCAGGTGGGCGCGGCCGTGGGGTGGCCCGAGGCAGCCGGGGATGCCGCCGCTGGCGAAGAGGCGATGCGGCCGATGCGCGCGGCGCTGGAGCCCGCAACCGTCGAGGAAGTCCCGGCGAGCCTGTCCCTGGTGGACCGATTCCCCCGCATCCTGGCCGCAGGGCGCGCCATCGCCTCGGCGCTGACGCGGGGGGCGGTGTGCTTGGCCGTGTGCGAGGCCGTGTCGGGCTTGCTGCGCGGCGAGGACCCGGTGCTCGTCGAAGTCACTCCGGAGGGGTCGTTCGTTCCCGCCCTGTCCGATGACAGGCTCGGCCCCTTCATGCGCCGCGCGCTGGAGCAGCGGCGTCCCTTCGTTCCCTCCACGGAGGAGCTCGAGCGCGCGGGCTGCGTGGAGGCACGCTCGGTGCTGTGCGCCCCCATCCTGGTGCGCGGTGAAGTCGCGGCCGTCTTCCGCGTCACCAACCACAAGCTGGCGGGAGCCTTCGGGCCGGAGGAGCTGCGCATCGCGGAGTACATCGCCACGCTGGCTGGCGCCGCGTTGGAGAACGCGCGGGGCTTCGCCGAAGTGAATGCCCTCTCCGAGGAGCGGGAACGGCTGTACCAGCAGGCCCAGGCCGCGCTGCGCAAGCGCGACGAGTTCCTCGCCGTGGCCTCGCATGAATTGCGCACGCCCTTCACGCCCATGCGCCTCTACATGCAGGGGCTGCTGGGCGCGCTGCGAAACCCGGCCCGGGCCGCGGGTCTGGAGTCCTGGGTGACGAAGCTGGAGACGGCCAACACGCGCCTGCAGCGGCTGGCGAAGCTGGTGGAGGACCTGTTCGACGTGTCCCGCATGTCCGAAGGCCGGCTGCCGGTGCGCCGGGAGCCGGTGGACCTGGCCGCGCTCACGGTGGAGGCGGTGGACCGGTGGAAGGACGAGCTCGTGCGCGCGAAGTGCGAATCCACGCTGGAGGCACCCGAGCCGGTGGTCGGGTGCTGGGATGGACTGCGCCTGGAACAGGTGCTCGACAACCTGCTGGGCAACGCCATGAAGTACGGGCCCGGCAAGCCCATCCACGTTTCCATCCGGAAACACGGAGAGCATGCGCGACTGGTGGTGCGCGACGAGGGCATGGGCATTGCCCCCGAGGACCAGCCCCGCATCTTCGAGAAGTTCGAGCGCGCGGTGTCTGAGAACTACGGGGGCTTCGGGCTGGGGCTGTGGATTTCGCGCGAGGTGGTGCGCGGGCTTGGCGGCCGCATCCTCGTGGACAGCACGCCGGGGCAGGGGGCGACCTTCACGGTGGAGCTGCCGCTCACCAGCCCGAGCCCGCCACCTGCCGCGTCGGGACGTTGA
- a CDS encoding NmrA/HSCARG family protein encodes MSVPRKVLVTGATGQQGGAVARCLLERGHRVRALVRFPEAPAARELERLGAVLVPGRFEDFASLVRATAGVDAVFGVTTPFDGIAAEAMKGLALVDAAREVRVAHFVLTSACNADRGTGIPSFESKRRVEEHLARSGVPFTIVAPAYFLENLLTPFSVSALGASTFSRWMPVERRVQYIAVEDIGRFCVLAFERRESFLGRRVDLAGDALDGTQAAAILSRVLGRPIHPVELPLASFPAQGELGQNVAATLAWMARTGFSADVAGLRREFPEVGWRSFESWVRAHRAALLGTPGA; translated from the coding sequence ATGTCGGTACCACGCAAGGTGCTCGTGACAGGGGCCACGGGACAGCAGGGCGGCGCCGTGGCTCGCTGCCTGCTGGAGCGGGGCCATCGGGTCCGCGCGCTCGTCCGTTTCCCGGAGGCGCCGGCCGCCCGTGAGCTCGAGCGCCTCGGGGCGGTGCTCGTCCCGGGCCGCTTCGAGGACTTCGCGTCCCTGGTGCGCGCCACGGCGGGCGTGGATGCCGTCTTCGGCGTCACCACGCCCTTCGACGGCATCGCCGCCGAGGCCATGAAGGGTCTGGCGCTCGTCGATGCGGCGCGCGAGGTCAGGGTCGCGCACTTCGTGCTCACCTCCGCGTGCAATGCCGACCGGGGCACCGGCATCCCCAGCTTCGAGAGCAAGCGCCGCGTCGAGGAGCACCTGGCGCGCTCCGGCGTGCCCTTCACCATCGTCGCGCCTGCGTACTTCCTGGAGAACCTCCTCACGCCCTTCAGCGTGTCCGCGCTGGGTGCCAGCACGTTCTCCCGCTGGATGCCGGTGGAGCGGCGCGTCCAGTACATCGCCGTGGAGGACATCGGACGCTTCTGCGTGCTCGCCTTCGAGCGGCGCGAGTCGTTCCTCGGGCGCAGGGTCGACCTCGCGGGCGACGCGCTCGATGGCACCCAGGCCGCCGCGATTCTCTCCCGCGTGCTGGGCAGGCCCATCCACCCCGTCGAGCTGCCCCTGGCCTCCTTTCCGGCGCAGGGCGAGCTGGGACAGAACGTCGCGGCCACCCTCGCGTGGATGGCCCGCACGGGCTTCAGCGCGGACGTCGCCGGACTGCGCCGGGAGTTTCCCGAGGTTGGCTGGCGCTCCTTCGAGTCCTGGGTGCGCGCGCACCGGGCAGCGCTCCTCGGCACTCCGGGCGCATAG
- a CDS encoding aldehyde dehydrogenase, which yields MEKVLNYIGGELLPASSGTWLDKPEPATAETYAKVPDSDEPDVQRAVEAASRAFPAWSATPATERSRMLRRIADAIRSRLDAFARAESIDTGKPLSVASTVDIPRSILNFEFFADAVTQFSSEAHQTDNVALNYTLRSPLGVVGCISPWNLPLYLLTWKIAPALAIGNCVVAKPSEVTPMTAYLLSQVCREAGLPPGVLNMVHGLGPKVGAAMSRHPDISAISFTGSTRTGAEIARVAAPAFKKLSLEMGGKNPNVIFADCDFDEALATTVRSSFANQGQICLCGPRIFVQRPIYERFKEALVARTRALKVGDPLEAGTDQGALVSQQHFDKVLGYVDIAKQEGGRVLTGGKRASVPGRCRNGWFVEPTLIEGLDAACRTNQEEIFGPVATLIPFDQEEEVLAWANSTKYGLAASVWTRDLQRAHRFASRLHSGIVWVNTWMLRDLRTPFGGVKDSGVGREGGWDALRFFTEPKNVCIKL from the coding sequence ATGGAGAAGGTACTCAACTACATCGGCGGTGAGCTGCTGCCCGCCAGCAGCGGCACGTGGCTGGACAAGCCCGAGCCGGCCACGGCGGAGACGTACGCGAAGGTGCCCGACTCGGACGAGCCGGACGTGCAGCGCGCCGTGGAGGCCGCCTCGCGCGCCTTCCCCGCCTGGTCCGCCACCCCGGCCACCGAGCGCTCCCGCATGCTCCGCCGCATCGCGGACGCGATTCGCTCCCGCCTGGACGCGTTCGCCCGCGCGGAGTCCATCGACACGGGCAAGCCCCTGTCCGTCGCCTCCACCGTCGACATTCCGCGCAGCATCCTCAACTTCGAGTTCTTCGCGGACGCCGTCACGCAGTTCTCCAGCGAGGCGCACCAGACGGACAACGTCGCCCTCAACTACACCCTGCGCTCGCCGCTGGGCGTGGTGGGCTGCATCTCCCCGTGGAACCTGCCGCTCTACCTGCTCACGTGGAAGATTGCCCCGGCGCTGGCCATCGGGAACTGCGTCGTCGCCAAGCCGTCCGAAGTCACGCCGATGACGGCCTATCTGCTGTCCCAGGTGTGCCGCGAGGCGGGCCTTCCGCCGGGCGTGCTCAACATGGTCCACGGCCTGGGCCCCAAGGTGGGCGCGGCGATGAGCCGCCACCCGGACATCAGCGCCATCTCCTTCACCGGCAGCACGCGCACCGGCGCGGAGATTGCCCGCGTGGCCGCCCCCGCCTTCAAGAAGCTGTCGCTGGAGATGGGCGGCAAGAATCCCAACGTCATCTTCGCGGACTGCGACTTCGACGAGGCGCTCGCCACCACGGTGCGCTCGTCCTTCGCCAACCAGGGGCAAATCTGTCTCTGCGGCCCGCGCATCTTCGTGCAGCGCCCCATCTACGAGCGCTTCAAGGAGGCGCTCGTCGCCCGCACCCGCGCCCTCAAGGTGGGTGACCCGCTGGAGGCCGGCACGGACCAGGGCGCGCTGGTGTCGCAGCAGCACTTCGACAAGGTGCTCGGCTACGTGGACATCGCGAAGCAGGAGGGCGGCCGCGTCCTCACCGGTGGCAAGCGCGCCAGCGTCCCGGGGCGGTGCCGCAACGGCTGGTTCGTGGAGCCCACCCTCATCGAGGGCCTGGACGCCGCGTGCCGCACCAACCAGGAGGAAATCTTCGGGCCGGTGGCCACGCTCATCCCCTTCGACCAGGAGGAGGAAGTCCTCGCCTGGGCCAACTCCACGAAGTACGGCCTGGCCGCCAGCGTATGGACGCGCGACTTGCAGCGCGCGCACCGCTTCGCTTCGCGGCTGCACAGCGGCATCGTCTGGGTGAACACCTGGATGCTGCGCGATTTGCGCACACCGTTCGGTGGGGTGAAGGACTCGGGCGTGGGGCGCGAGGGCGGCTGGGACGCGCTGCGCTTCTTCACCGAGCCGAAGAACGTCTGCATCAAGCTGTGA
- a CDS encoding RidA family protein yields the protein MVSSERVDSQKAPEPVGLYPHARRVGNLLFLSGVGPRERGTKRIPGVTLDAEGNISSYDIEAQCHSVFRNVRYILEDAGSSWDKLVDVTVYLTNMKKDFPTYNRLWAEYFKDNPPCRTTLEINCLPTPIAIELKCIATIGDE from the coding sequence ATCGTGAGCAGCGAGCGAGTCGATTCCCAGAAGGCCCCGGAGCCGGTGGGCCTGTACCCCCACGCACGGCGCGTGGGGAACCTCCTCTTCCTGTCCGGCGTGGGCCCGCGCGAGCGCGGCACCAAGCGGATTCCCGGCGTGACGCTGGACGCCGAGGGCAACATCTCCTCGTACGACATCGAGGCGCAGTGCCACTCGGTGTTCCGCAACGTCCGCTACATCCTGGAGGACGCGGGCTCGTCCTGGGACAAGCTGGTGGACGTGACGGTGTACCTGACGAACATGAAGAAGGACTTCCCCACGTACAACCGGCTGTGGGCGGAGTACTTCAAGGACAACCCGCCGTGCCGGACGACGCTCGAAATCAACTGTCTGCCCACGCCGATTGCCATCGAGCTCAAGTGCATCGCCACCATCGGAGATGAATGA
- the nbaC gene encoding 3-hydroxyanthranilate 3,4-dioxygenase: MGRLTPINFKKWIDEHRHLLKPPVGNQQVWADREFMVTVVGGPNARTDFHINEGEEFFYQLEGNITLRVIDEGEVQDIPIMEGEIFLLPPNVPHSPQRPAGTVGLVLERRRQPKEMDGFMWLCPKCGDKLYEEFVHVTNLVTQLPPIFEHFYGNPDHCTCKKCGTKVTKGSPAR, from the coding sequence ATGGGCCGTCTGACTCCCATCAACTTCAAGAAGTGGATTGACGAGCACCGCCACCTGCTCAAGCCGCCCGTCGGCAATCAACAAGTCTGGGCCGATCGCGAGTTCATGGTCACCGTCGTCGGCGGCCCCAACGCGCGCACGGACTTCCACATCAACGAGGGCGAGGAGTTCTTCTACCAGCTCGAGGGCAACATCACCCTGCGCGTCATCGACGAGGGCGAGGTGCAGGACATCCCCATCATGGAGGGGGAAATCTTCCTGCTGCCGCCCAACGTGCCGCACTCGCCGCAGCGGCCCGCGGGCACGGTGGGGCTGGTGCTGGAGCGCCGCCGCCAGCCGAAGGAGATGGACGGCTTCATGTGGCTGTGCCCGAAGTGCGGCGACAAGCTCTACGAGGAGTTCGTGCACGTCACCAACCTCGTGACGCAACTGCCGCCCATCTTCGAGCACTTCTACGGGAACCCCGACCACTGCACGTGCAAGAAGTGCGGGACGAAGGTGACCAAGGGGAGCCCGGCGCGTTGA
- a CDS encoding amidohydrolase family protein produces the protein MKIDIHTHLLPEKLPRFAERYGYGGFITLDHHAPCRARMLRDDGKFFREIESNCWDPVKRIEECDTHGVHVQVLSTVPVMFSYWTKPEHGADMARFLNDHLAGIVREHPKRFVGLGTVPLQSPDLAVRELERCVKELGFSGVQIGSHVNDWNLSDPALFPFFQAASDLGAAIFVHPWDMMGEAKMQKYWLPWLVGMPAEVSLAICSVIFGGVMERLPKLRFAFAHGGGSFPMTLGRIQHGFEARPDLVAVDNKVAPKDYVGRFWVDSLVHDVEALRYIVRLFGQDKVALGSDYPFPLGEDRPGTLIESLRELEPAARERLLWRNALEWLGRSREDFAP, from the coding sequence TTGAAGATCGACATCCATACGCACCTGCTGCCGGAGAAGCTCCCCCGCTTCGCCGAGCGCTATGGCTACGGCGGCTTCATCACCCTGGACCACCACGCGCCCTGCCGCGCGCGCATGCTCCGCGATGACGGGAAGTTCTTCCGTGAAATCGAGAGCAACTGCTGGGACCCGGTGAAGCGCATCGAAGAGTGCGACACCCACGGCGTCCACGTGCAGGTGCTGTCCACCGTGCCGGTGATGTTCAGCTACTGGACGAAGCCCGAGCACGGCGCGGACATGGCGCGCTTCCTCAATGACCACCTCGCCGGCATCGTCCGCGAGCACCCCAAGCGCTTCGTCGGGCTGGGCACGGTGCCGCTCCAGTCGCCGGACCTGGCGGTGCGCGAGCTGGAGCGGTGCGTGAAGGAGCTGGGCTTTTCGGGCGTGCAGATTGGCAGCCACGTCAACGACTGGAACCTGAGCGACCCGGCGCTGTTCCCCTTCTTCCAGGCCGCGAGCGACCTGGGCGCCGCCATCTTCGTCCACCCGTGGGACATGATGGGCGAGGCGAAGATGCAGAAGTACTGGCTGCCGTGGCTGGTGGGCATGCCGGCCGAAGTCTCACTCGCCATCTGCTCCGTCATCTTCGGCGGTGTCATGGAGCGGCTGCCGAAGCTGCGCTTCGCCTTCGCGCACGGCGGCGGCTCGTTCCCGATGACGCTGGGCCGGATTCAACACGGCTTCGAAGCGCGGCCGGACCTCGTCGCGGTGGACAACAAGGTCGCGCCGAAGGACTACGTGGGCCGCTTCTGGGTGGACTCGCTGGTCCACGACGTGGAGGCGCTGCGCTACATCGTCCGGCTGTTCGGCCAGGACAAGGTGGCGCTCGGCAGTGACTACCCCTTCCCCCTGGGCGAGGACCGCCCGGGCACGCTCATCGAGTCCCTGAGGGAGCTGGAGCCGGCCGCGCGCGAGCGGCTGCTCTGGCGCAATGCCCTGGAGTGGCTCGGACGCTCGCGCGAGGACTTCGCACCATGA
- the kynU gene encoding kynureninase, producing the protein MTTPYSFEDTEAFARKQDAEDPLRAFRDEFLFPKGPDGKPVVYLAGNSLGLQPRNAARYIQEELEDWARLGVEGHHEGRHPWLHYHELVTDLAARLVGAKPREVVVMNTLTVNLHLMMVSFYRPTKERFKILVEGGAFPSDQYAVASQVRFHGYDAREAVLELKPRAGEETLRTEDILATIEKHGHEVSLVLLGTVNYLTGQAFDIAAITKAAHAKGCFVGFDLAHGAGNLKVSLHDDGPDFAVWCSYKYLNGGPGALGGVFVHERHAHEKDLPRFEGWWGHDKTTRFQMGPTFDPLPGAEGWQLSNPPIFQLAALRASLELFDKAGMEALRAKSERLTGYLEFLLDKLPPGFVRITTPRDAKQRGAQLSLRFKGEAQGMLKRLADAGIVCDFRKPDIIRAAPAPLYCNYTDVYRFVRTLEGHARD; encoded by the coding sequence ATGACGACGCCGTACTCCTTCGAGGACACCGAGGCCTTCGCGCGCAAGCAGGACGCGGAAGACCCCCTGCGCGCCTTCCGCGACGAATTCCTCTTCCCCAAAGGGCCGGACGGCAAGCCCGTCGTCTACCTCGCGGGCAACTCGCTGGGGCTCCAGCCGCGCAACGCCGCGCGCTACATCCAGGAGGAGCTGGAGGACTGGGCCCGCCTGGGCGTGGAGGGCCACCACGAGGGCCGTCACCCGTGGCTGCACTACCACGAGCTCGTCACCGACCTGGCCGCGCGGCTGGTGGGCGCGAAGCCGCGGGAAGTGGTGGTGATGAACACCCTCACGGTGAACCTCCACCTGATGATGGTGTCCTTCTACCGGCCCACGAAGGAGCGCTTCAAAATCCTCGTCGAGGGAGGCGCCTTCCCGTCGGACCAGTACGCGGTGGCCTCGCAGGTGCGCTTCCACGGCTACGACGCGCGCGAGGCGGTGCTGGAATTGAAGCCGCGCGCGGGCGAGGAGACGCTGCGCACCGAGGACATCCTCGCGACGATTGAAAAGCACGGGCACGAGGTGTCCCTGGTGCTGCTGGGCACGGTGAACTACCTCACCGGGCAGGCGTTCGACATCGCGGCGATTACGAAGGCGGCGCACGCGAAGGGCTGCTTCGTGGGCTTCGACCTGGCGCACGGCGCGGGCAACCTGAAGGTGTCCCTGCACGACGACGGGCCGGACTTCGCGGTGTGGTGCTCGTACAAGTACCTCAACGGCGGCCCGGGCGCCCTGGGCGGCGTCTTCGTCCACGAGCGCCACGCGCACGAGAAGGACCTGCCCCGCTTCGAGGGCTGGTGGGGGCACGACAAGACGACGCGCTTCCAGATGGGCCCGACGTTCGACCCGCTGCCGGGCGCGGAGGGGTGGCAGTTGTCCAACCCGCCCATCTTCCAGCTCGCGGCACTGCGCGCGTCGTTGGAGCTGTTCGACAAGGCCGGCATGGAGGCGCTGCGCGCCAAGAGCGAGCGGCTCACCGGCTACCTGGAGTTCCTGCTCGACAAGCTGCCCCCGGGCTTCGTGCGCATCACCACGCCCCGGGACGCGAAGCAGCGTGGAGCGCAGCTCTCGCTGCGGTTCAAGGGCGAGGCCCAGGGCATGCTGAAGCGGCTGGCGGACGCGGGCATCGTCTGCGACTTCCGCAAGCCGGACATCATCCGCGCGGCGCCCGCGCCGCTGTACTGCAACTACACCGACGTGTACCGCTTCGTGAGGACGCTCGAAGGCCATGCCCGAGACTGA